In the Nitrospirota bacterium genome, one interval contains:
- the cobD gene encoding cobalamin biosynthesis protein CobD: protein MVLAAAYVLDLIMGDPQWFPHPVRIIGWGIEKMEGVLRYKEHVSERIERFTGILLVIIIVCLTYGFFYFLNSFLLSPSLSKPISYFTFIFLVYLTSTTLATNDLIKSGKAVIAAVSAGDKEGARKKLGLIVGRDTKELDDKGILKAVIETLSENASDGIIAPIFYFAIGGLPLAMTYKAVNTLDSMVGYRNEKYKNFGWASARLDDIANFIPARITGMLIVAAAFILKMSAATSRLSLRTMLRDGRKHLSPNSGIPEAAMAGALGIRLGGPSFYSGMLVEKPYIGIEEKPEVKDDVSYLNASENALLIVKITSLLGFGIALILLYLRTAI, encoded by the coding sequence ATGGTGCTGGCAGCGGCATATGTATTGGACTTGATAATGGGCGATCCGCAATGGTTCCCGCATCCTGTGAGGATCATCGGATGGGGGATTGAAAAAATGGAAGGGGTGTTAAGATACAAGGAACATGTCTCAGAGAGAATTGAAAGATTTACAGGAATTCTTCTCGTGATAATAATTGTCTGCCTGACTTACGGTTTCTTCTATTTCTTAAATTCATTTCTGCTGAGCCCGAGCCTGTCGAAGCCGATTTCTTATTTCACCTTTATATTTCTTGTATATCTGACATCAACAACTCTCGCTACCAATGACCTTATTAAATCCGGCAAGGCTGTAATTGCCGCTGTAAGCGCAGGCGACAAAGAAGGCGCGAGGAAGAAGCTCGGCCTGATCGTCGGCAGGGACACAAAAGAGCTGGATGACAAAGGCATATTGAAAGCAGTTATTGAGACGCTTTCTGAAAATGCATCTGACGGAATAATCGCTCCGATCTTTTACTTTGCTATCGGAGGCCTGCCACTGGCTATGACATACAAAGCGGTCAACACACTTGATTCAATGGTCGGCTACAGAAATGAGAAGTATAAGAACTTCGGATGGGCATCTGCGAGACTTGATGACATCGCCAATTTTATCCCCGCGAGGATCACCGGCATGCTGATCGTAGCTGCAGCATTTATTCTGAAGATGTCAGCCGCAACAAGTCGTTTGTCATTAAGAACGATGCTCCGCGACGGCAGGAAACATTTAAGCCCGAACAGCGGGATACCGGAGGCCGCAATGGCAGGCGCGCTCGGCATCAGGCTCGGAGGCCCTTCATTTTATTCAGGCATGCTTGTTGAGAAGCCCTACATAGGCATAGAGGAAAAGCCAGAGGTTAAAGATGATGTGTCTTATCTTAATGCTTCAGAGAATGCATTATTAATTGTTAAGATCACATCTCTGCTCGGCTTTGGCATTGCGTTGATACTGCTGTATCTGAGGACTGCTATATGA
- a CDS encoding threonine-phosphate decarboxylase has translation MKTVTPNSLEHGGNIYRIADELGIPEERLIDFSASINPLGISEKVKGVINRELDNLVNYPDPDTKMLRHKIAEYNGIGPETIICGNGSTELIYLIPRALKPKKVLIPAPTFSEYERACRLSSELRIVSYELNEENGFEVIPNGFIKAMQGCDMAFLCNPNNPTGHLLEKDDMLRIAEAARKMKCYLIVDEAFIDFVPGGSVIRDVQENPYLIVLRSMTKFYALTGLRIGYGVFHGDLIDRIKEFKEPWTVNTLAQQAAITAVQDDEYAAETYELIKREKDFLEKGFQELNIEYLPSSVNYYLLKTEDAQGITSGLIGKGILARDCSNFKGLNSSYIRVAVKSRGNNEVLLKELSKLS, from the coding sequence ATGAAAACGGTTACCCCGAACTCGCTTGAGCATGGCGGGAATATCTACAGGATTGCGGATGAGCTCGGCATCCCTGAAGAGAGGCTTATTGACTTCAGCGCATCCATCAATCCTCTCGGCATTTCAGAGAAGGTTAAGGGCGTGATAAACAGAGAGCTGGATAACCTGGTCAATTATCCCGATCCTGACACAAAGATGCTGAGGCATAAGATTGCCGAATATAATGGCATTGGCCCTGAGACTATCATCTGCGGCAATGGGAGCACTGAGCTTATTTATCTTATACCGCGCGCGCTAAAGCCAAAGAAGGTTCTGATACCTGCTCCGACATTTTCCGAATATGAGAGGGCTTGCAGATTGAGCTCGGAGTTAAGAATTGTGAGTTATGAGTTAAATGAAGAGAATGGTTTTGAGGTAATTCCCAATGGGTTTATCAAAGCCATGCAAGGCTGTGACATGGCGTTTCTCTGCAACCCGAACAATCCGACAGGGCATCTCCTGGAGAAAGACGATATGTTGAGAATTGCTGAAGCGGCAAGGAAGATGAAATGCTATCTTATCGTTGACGAGGCGTTCATCGATTTTGTGCCTGGAGGATCAGTGATCCGGGATGTTCAGGAGAATCCATATTTGATCGTGCTTCGGTCAATGACAAAGTTTTACGCACTGACAGGGTTGAGGATCGGGTACGGGGTTTTTCACGGTGATTTAATTGATAGGATCAAAGAATTCAAAGAACCGTGGACGGTCAACACCCTTGCGCAACAGGCCGCAATAACCGCTGTGCAAGATGATGAGTATGCGGCTGAAACATATGAATTGATAAAGAGAGAAAAAGATTTTCTCGAAAAGGGTTTTCAGGAATTGAATATTGAATACCTGCCGTCAAGTGTGAATTACTATTTGTTAAAGACAGAAGATGCGCAAGGCATCACTTCAGGTTTAATTGGAAAAGGTATCCTTGCGAGGGATTGTTCAAACTTCAAAGGGCTTAACAGCTCTTACATCAGAGTCGCGGTTAAATCACGGGGCAACAACGAAGTGCTCTTAAAAGAACTTTCAAAATTAAGTTAA
- a CDS encoding CbiX/SirB N-terminal domain-containing protein, translated as MEIIIIAAHGSPSNDAGNIEDIAEHLHKMIHPECNKDCVRAAYLQFNKPSIKDAIDRAVKDGAKRIIVHPFFLSSGIHVIKSIPKIIREAEEIHPDVKFIYTEPLGFHDKLAEVALERIKAVTDIRSDNKRG; from the coding sequence ATGGAGATAATCATAATTGCGGCACACGGAAGCCCGTCAAATGATGCAGGCAATATAGAAGATATTGCTGAGCATCTTCACAAGATGATACATCCTGAATGTAATAAGGATTGCGTTAGGGCTGCGTATCTTCAGTTCAACAAGCCCTCCATAAAAGATGCGATAGACCGGGCTGTTAAAGACGGCGCAAAAAGAATAATTGTTCACCCCTTCTTTTTAAGCAGCGGTATTCATGTGATAAAGAGCATTCCAAAAATAATCAGGGAAGCGGAAGAGATACATCCTGATGTGAAGTTTATTTATACAGAGCCGCTCGGCTTTCACGACAAGCTGGCTGAAGTGGCGCTTGAAAGGATCAAGGCTGTTACTGATATAAGATCAGATAATAAAAGGGGGTGA
- the cbpB gene encoding peptide-modifying radical SAM enzyme CbpB gives MKPTNRGLSFSDIDADWKLALDPDNIFWSVLPKNNGSFTLPQDLIGLYKKEMKHLETEMHNFRFNEPLNCVYIDPTDRCNANCPYCYIPSKIRQQGTQMTAEQLDTVLSKVEDHFKGAKKKPLIVFHAAEPLLVKDILFGAIKKYHKKMLFGIQTNALLLEKEDVDFIKKYRVGIGISLDASTAEVNNRSRVSRKGEGNFKKAVQAIDWFKGYEGLNVICTVNTFNVDKLSEHVKFLHKKKVPMVLLNPVRVTQKRSDKVKPDDKVFAQNLIKAVDTAMDLTKKTKQQIVIGNFANVLLAIISPTARRMMCDISPCGGGRTFLTVTADGAMVPCGEFIGMKEFSGGNIFRTSIAKAMESKPFKEIRSRMVENIEECDVCDFRHICGSPCPAEMYSRGNINKKAVFCDFYKEIIVHAFKMIAEDNVKYLLRTDSMDQMAYEYQY, from the coding sequence ATGAAACCAACTAACCGCGGACTCTCATTCTCTGATATTGACGCTGACTGGAAGCTGGCGCTTGACCCTGACAATATATTCTGGAGCGTATTGCCGAAAAATAACGGCAGCTTCACGCTTCCCCAGGATTTGATAGGCCTTTATAAAAAAGAGATGAAACACCTTGAGACTGAGATGCATAACTTCAGGTTCAATGAGCCTTTAAACTGCGTATACATTGACCCTACAGACAGGTGCAACGCCAACTGCCCGTACTGTTACATACCTTCAAAGATAAGACAGCAGGGAACGCAGATGACTGCTGAACAACTCGATACAGTCCTCAGTAAGGTCGAAGATCATTTTAAGGGCGCGAAGAAAAAACCGTTGATCGTATTTCACGCTGCCGAGCCGCTTCTCGTAAAAGATATTCTCTTCGGCGCGATAAAGAAGTATCACAAGAAGATGCTCTTCGGCATACAGACCAATGCGCTTCTGCTCGAAAAAGAGGACGTGGATTTCATAAAGAAGTATCGCGTGGGTATCGGCATTTCGCTTGACGCTTCAACCGCCGAGGTGAATAACCGCTCCCGCGTATCAAGAAAGGGCGAGGGGAATTTCAAAAAGGCTGTGCAGGCGATTGACTGGTTTAAGGGATATGAAGGCCTTAATGTTATCTGCACCGTTAATACATTCAATGTAGATAAACTCTCTGAGCACGTTAAATTCCTCCATAAGAAAAAGGTGCCGATGGTGCTTCTTAATCCCGTCCGTGTGACACAGAAACGCTCTGACAAGGTCAAGCCTGATGACAAGGTCTTTGCGCAGAACCTGATAAAGGCTGTTGATACCGCAATGGATCTTACAAAGAAGACCAAACAGCAGATCGTTATCGGTAACTTTGCAAACGTATTGCTGGCTATCATATCGCCGACCGCAAGGCGCATGATGTGCGACATCTCTCCATGCGGCGGAGGCAGGACATTCCTGACTGTCACTGCGGATGGGGCAATGGTTCCATGCGGGGAATTTATCGGCATGAAGGAATTCTCAGGCGGAAATATCTTCAGGACGTCAATCGCCAAAGCGATGGAATCGAAGCCGTTTAAAGAGATAAGATCGAGAATGGTTGAGAATATTGAAGAATGCGATGTCTGCGATTTCCGGCACATCTGCGGTTCGCCATGCCCTGCCGAGATGTACTCGCGCGGCAATATCAATAAGAAAGCAGTCTTCTGTGATTTCTATAAAGAGATAATCGTACATGCCTTCAAGATGATAGCTGAAGATAATGTAAAATATTTACTGCGTACAGACTCGATGGATCAGATGGCGTATGAGTATCAGTATTAA
- the cbiE gene encoding precorrin-6y C5,15-methyltransferase (decarboxylating) subunit CbiE — protein MNKFYVIGIGYRPLEEKASYIIRRSDVVLATERLVDVFKRYREFADVKSKLKVTADIHETIAYIRGNFDKEKISVLADGDPMFFGFGRAVLKEFDKEAVEIFPDLSSVQVAFSRIKEAWGDAFLMSLHGGPDPGKRRTLEYEADDIPKLLDVYDKIAVLTDRINNPSKIAQTLLQASAGDTRIYVCEHLGYPDEKITEGSPKEISAEEFFYPNVVIILKKRN, from the coding sequence ATGAATAAATTCTACGTCATAGGCATCGGCTACAGGCCGCTGGAGGAAAAAGCCTCTTACATTATACGGAGGTCTGATGTGGTACTCGCTACGGAACGGCTCGTTGATGTATTTAAGAGATACCGTGAGTTTGCGGATGTTAAGAGCAAACTGAAAGTTACAGCCGATATTCATGAGACCATCGCATATATCCGCGGCAATTTTGATAAAGAGAAGATCTCAGTGCTCGCGGATGGCGACCCGATGTTCTTCGGTTTTGGCAGGGCGGTGCTGAAAGAATTCGATAAGGAGGCTGTAGAGATATTCCCTGACCTCTCAAGCGTTCAGGTCGCCTTCTCAAGAATAAAGGAGGCGTGGGGCGACGCGTTTCTCATGAGCCTTCACGGCGGGCCTGACCCCGGCAAGAGGAGAACGCTTGAGTATGAGGCTGATGATATCCCGAAGCTTCTTGATGTATATGACAAGATTGCAGTGCTGACTGACAGGATAAATAATCCCTCAAAGATAGCTCAAACGCTGTTGCAGGCATCTGCCGGAGATACCCGCATTTATGTCTGCGAACATCTCGGTTATCCTGATGAAAAGATCACTGAGGGCTCGCCGAAAGAGATATCAGCCGAAGAATTTTTTTATCCCAATGTGGTTATCATCCTGAAGAAGAGAAATTAA
- a CDS encoding HD domain-containing protein, whose protein sequence is MTVDDLKSLKKWFSDYTSSFHSSAEEDNQNYNLKIEHTRNVCENIVHIAQAESLSADKTIIAEAIALFHDIGRFPQYAKFKTFNDRISINHGMLGADVLVEEGVLKNLSERDAGMVITGVKFHNAFSIPKLQDEMILYLRLIRDADKLDILRVFIEYYEDAGGERSAVPAHGLPDNDEYSKEILSSICKGKIASFNDAKTLNDFKLMHLSWVFDLNFYSSLKLFSEREYIKKVAKHLPKTDEILEAVESVQRHLDQRLEQDRA, encoded by the coding sequence ATGACAGTTGACGACCTGAAGTCCTTAAAAAAATGGTTTTCAGATTACACCTCCTCTTTTCATTCATCTGCGGAAGAAGATAATCAAAACTATAACCTCAAGATCGAACACACCCGCAATGTATGTGAAAATATTGTTCATATCGCGCAGGCTGAATCACTGAGCGCTGACAAGACAATCATTGCCGAGGCCATAGCCCTCTTTCATGACATCGGCAGGTTCCCGCAATATGCAAAGTTCAAAACATTTAATGACAGGATATCTATTAACCATGGGATGCTCGGCGCTGACGTGCTTGTGGAAGAAGGGGTTTTGAAAAACCTTTCTGAAAGAGATGCCGGAATGGTTATTACAGGAGTTAAGTTTCACAACGCCTTTTCAATACCAAAACTTCAGGATGAGATGATCCTCTATCTCCGGCTCATCCGTGATGCCGACAAACTGGATATCCTCAGGGTCTTTATCGAATATTACGAAGACGCCGGCGGGGAAAGGTCAGCAGTCCCGGCACATGGACTTCCTGATAATGATGAATATTCAAAGGAGATACTCTCCTCTATCTGTAAAGGGAAGATCGCATCTTTTAATGACGCAAAGACGCTGAATGACTTTAAGCTTATGCATCTCTCCTGGGTCTTTGACCTTAATTTTTATTCATCATTAAAATTATTTTCTGAGAGAGAGTATATAAAAAAGGTCGCTAAGCACCTTCCCAAGACCGATGAGATCTTGGAAGCGGTTGAATCAGTTCAGAGACACCTTGATCAGAGGCTGGAGCAGGACAGGGCATGA
- a CDS encoding aldolase catalytic domain-containing protein produces MYREQIKVLDCTIRDGGLINKHNFDERFVREVYKAISAAGVDYIEIGYKNSKEYFSPAEYGPWKFCDDDVIRKVIDGIESKAKISVMVDVGRVHLDDIKPADQSPVDVIRTATYVKGIDKAIYMCNHFADKGYETAINIMAISKDRGPELDEALHQIEEESKANVVNIVDSFGSLYQENIEELVKRFKSIIKTKEIGFHGHNSMQLAFSNTIEAIIHNANYMDATVYGIGRGSGNCPLELLIGFLKNPKYDIRPILDLISKEFIPLREKMEWGYIIPYAIAGMLNEHPKNAIALRDSDKKEDYKAFYDSIVD; encoded by the coding sequence ATGTACAGGGAACAGATAAAAGTATTAGACTGCACGATCCGTGACGGCGGTCTTATAAATAAGCACAATTTTGACGAGAGGTTTGTGCGCGAGGTATATAAGGCTATCTCAGCGGCAGGCGTGGATTACATTGAGATAGGGTATAAGAATTCCAAAGAGTATTTCTCTCCCGCTGAATACGGGCCGTGGAAGTTCTGTGACGATGATGTGATCAGAAAAGTCATAGACGGGATAGAATCAAAGGCCAAGATCTCCGTCATGGTGGATGTCGGGCGCGTTCATCTTGATGATATAAAGCCTGCTGACCAGAGCCCTGTAGATGTTATAAGAACTGCCACTTATGTAAAGGGCATAGACAAGGCTATTTACATGTGCAACCATTTTGCAGACAAGGGCTATGAGACCGCCATCAACATAATGGCGATATCAAAAGACAGGGGGCCTGAGCTTGATGAGGCCCTTCACCAGATAGAGGAAGAGAGCAAGGCGAATGTTGTCAATATCGTTGACAGTTTTGGCTCGCTGTATCAGGAAAACATTGAGGAACTGGTCAAAAGGTTCAAGTCGATAATCAAGACAAAAGAGATCGGCTTTCACGGCCATAACTCCATGCAGCTTGCCTTCTCAAACACGATAGAGGCGATCATCCATAATGCCAATTATATGGATGCCACAGTCTACGGAATAGGGCGCGGCTCAGGCAACTGCCCGCTTGAACTGCTTATAGGTTTTTTAAAGAATCCGAAATATGATATACGCCCCATCCTGGACCTGATATCCAAAGAGTTCATCCCGCTCAGGGAGAAGATGGAGTGGGGGTACATCATACCTTATGCCATAGCAGGTATGCTGAATGAACATCCAAAAAACGCGATCGCTTTAAGAGACAGCGATAAAAAGGAAGACTACAAGGCCTTTTACGACAGCATTGTTGATTAG
- a CDS encoding bifunctional 4-hydroxy-2-oxoglutarate aldolase/2-dehydro-3-deoxy-phosphogluconate aldolase: protein MDVNRFKELPILGILRGITSESVKPLTETAVSSGLKAIEITMNTPDAAGLISQMVRAADGRIAVGAGTVLSLKDLHSALDAGATFIVMPTLISDVMEYCVKNSIPVFPGALTPQEIYNAWNAGATMVKVFPAKFFGPSYMKEIKGPFQDIKLLACGGISAETIGQFFSSGADAVAFGGGIFKKEWIDAGKFALIEEAITKLISGFRITHGVPD, encoded by the coding sequence ATGGACGTAAACCGCTTTAAAGAACTGCCCATCTTGGGGATACTGCGCGGCATCACGTCAGAGAGCGTGAAGCCGCTTACTGAAACTGCGGTATCCTCCGGCCTCAAAGCGATAGAGATCACAATGAACACTCCTGATGCAGCCGGCCTTATAAGCCAGATGGTCCGGGCGGCTGATGGCCGCATCGCTGTCGGCGCCGGAACCGTGCTCTCACTTAAAGACCTGCACTCAGCCCTTGATGCCGGTGCGACATTCATTGTAATGCCAACACTTATTTCTGATGTTATGGAATATTGCGTAAAGAACTCCATCCCTGTCTTTCCCGGAGCGCTCACCCCTCAGGAGATATATAACGCGTGGAATGCCGGTGCAACAATGGTCAAGGTCTTCCCCGCAAAGTTCTTCGGCCCGTCTTACATGAAAGAGATAAAAGGCCCGTTTCAGGATATAAAGCTCCTTGCCTGCGGCGGCATATCAGCCGAAACCATCGGCCAGTTCTTTTCTTCAGGCGCGGATGCTGTTGCCTTCGGCGGAGGCATATTTAAAAAAGAATGGATCGATGCCGGGAAATTCGCGCTTATAGAAGAAGCGATAACAAAACTGATTTCGGGTTTTAGAATAACGCATGGTGTTCCAGATTAA
- a CDS encoding DUF4337 domain-containing protein: protein MADEKKEPWLNYLALATVLLAVCATLATFKGGGFSTRSVLAQSQASNQWAYYQSKSIKSYIYEMQKDKLELELKEKRPKLAPEIIGDYEKKIEAYSGKINKYEEEKAAIEKDAKAQEAIRDNAQKHSQMFGMAVIFLQIAILLSSIAALLKQKPVWMIGLLSGAVGIFYFVNGFLMVVK, encoded by the coding sequence ATGGCTGACGAAAAAAAGGAACCCTGGCTTAACTACCTCGCGCTCGCGACCGTCCTATTAGCGGTCTGCGCCACGCTCGCGACCTTTAAAGGCGGCGGCTTCTCCACGCGTTCAGTGCTTGCGCAATCACAGGCCTCAAATCAATGGGCTTACTATCAGTCTAAAAGTATAAAAAGTTATATATACGAGATGCAGAAAGACAAGCTTGAGCTTGAACTTAAGGAGAAGAGGCCGAAGCTTGCCCCTGAAATAATCGGGGATTACGAGAAGAAGATCGAGGCATATTCTGGCAAGATAAATAAGTACGAAGAAGAGAAAGCGGCAATTGAGAAGGACGCAAAAGCGCAGGAGGCCATAAGGGACAATGCCCAAAAACATTCCCAGATGTTCGGCATGGCTGTCATATTCCTGCAGATAGCGATACTCCTCTCATCAATCGCGGCACTGCTCAAGCAAAAACCGGTCTGGATGATAGGGCTTCTAAGCGGCGCAGTCGGGATATTCTATTTTGTGAATGGGTTTTTGATGGTTGTTAAATAG
- a CDS encoding NINE protein codes for MTTDPRFANRNDQENRRRSKGPDEKFCESCGEAIKANAAACPVCGAGQKDKLNKTALLLLTFFLGGFGAHKFYTRRNLEGFFYLIFCWTMIPRLISLVEFVIYAFTSSEDLQKKYSATGNGVVIAIAAAGIVLILLIGIIAAIAIPAFLTNRNAARQRSIRTELMTLKTAEEIYFADNNRYSINIRELNFIPSSSDVNIEVVSADENCFFARGAHNKSEKFLLIDCHGSEQYSD; via the coding sequence ATGACAACGGATCCGCGATTTGCAAACCGTAATGATCAGGAGAACAGAAGACGCAGTAAAGGCCCGGATGAGAAATTCTGTGAATCATGCGGGGAGGCCATAAAGGCAAATGCTGCGGCATGCCCTGTCTGCGGCGCCGGTCAGAAAGATAAGCTGAACAAAACAGCCTTGCTGCTGCTCACATTCTTTCTCGGAGGATTTGGCGCGCACAAGTTCTATACACGCAGAAACCTGGAAGGCTTTTTTTATCTGATATTCTGCTGGACGATGATCCCGCGCCTCATCTCCCTGGTCGAATTTGTTATTTACGCATTCACAAGCAGTGAGGATCTTCAGAAGAAATATTCCGCGACCGGCAACGGGGTGGTTATCGCTATCGCAGCCGCAGGCATTGTACTGATATTGCTGATCGGAATAATTGCCGCAATTGCCATCCCGGCATTCCTTACAAACAGGAACGCTGCCCGTCAACGATCCATAAGAACAGAATTAATGACTTTAAAGACTGCCGAGGAGATATATTTTGCCGACAATAACAGATATTCAATAAACATTAGAGAGCTGAACTTTATACCTTCCTCATCGGACGTAAACATTGAAGTAGTAAGCGCTGACGAAAATTGTTTCTTTGCAAGAGGCGCACATAATAAATCGGAAAAGTTCCTGCTTATAGATTGCCATGGATCAGAGCAGTATTCAGATTAA
- a CDS encoding molecular chaperone Tir yields MHGRTVIGQGTYTWPSGSKYVGQWKDSYESGQGTMTYTDGGRYVGEFKNDTRDGQGTYTWANGDVYVGGWKNGQMNGQGRKTWGTGQWQNDLYVGEWKNDLMDGYGTYTWGNGQWQGDMYVGEFKNHMKSGQGTYTYTDGSRYVGGWSNDMMDGQGTYTYPDGGKYVGEFKNDERNGYGTYTWPDGGKYSGEWSNGMQNGQGTHVWADGQQWSGQWKNGEQVQ; encoded by the coding sequence GTGCATGGAAGGACGGTTATCGGGCAGGGCACTTACACATGGCCAAGCGGCAGTAAATATGTGGGCCAATGGAAAGACAGTTATGAGAGCGGCCAGGGAACCATGACCTACACAGACGGCGGCAGGTATGTCGGTGAATTCAAAAATGACACAAGGGATGGACAGGGCACATACACATGGGCAAATGGAGATGTGTATGTTGGCGGATGGAAGAACGGCCAAATGAACGGACAGGGCAGAAAGACATGGGGAACCGGACAATGGCAAAACGATCTTTATGTCGGTGAATGGAAAAATGACCTGATGGATGGATACGGCACTTATACATGGGGCAATGGACAATGGCAGGGCGATATGTATGTCGGTGAATTTAAAAATCACATGAAGAGCGGGCAAGGCACATATACCTATACAGACGGCAGCAGGTATGTAGGCGGATGGAGCAATGACATGATGGACGGGCAAGGCACATATACCTATCCGGACGGCGGCAAGTATGTCGGTGAATTCAAAAATGACGAGCGCAACGGATACGGCACATACACATGGCCGGACGGCGGTAAATATTCAGGCGAATGGAGCAACGGCATGCAGAACGGCCAGGGCACGCATGTATGGGCAGACGGCCAGCAATGGTCAGGACAATGGAAGAACGGGGAACAGGTGCAGTAG
- a CDS encoding tetratricopeptide repeat protein yields MKDFNILKRLFLPVFILFFIAACSSDKAAVRDSNISEAEEALIQANEKITNKDYEAAKTLLEKVKTTDTTMKFSALAQVRLADIYFEQELFDEASIEYENFLSMHPYNKYAPYAQFQLAMSFYKQMTTVDVSYSLALRALKEFRTLQENYPRNPYMDVTETRIAKCLSILAEHELYVGMFYFKKEAYASAASRFNELLEKYPDLNKEADVYYYLGLSYKNLGEKEKALKAFSTLIEKFPATGLAKDAQEIITSLK; encoded by the coding sequence ATGAAAGACTTTAATATTCTAAAAAGGCTTTTCCTCCCTGTATTTATTCTCTTCTTTATAGCCGCATGCTCTTCGGATAAAGCAGCTGTCAGGGATTCGAATATCTCCGAGGCAGAAGAGGCGTTGATCCAGGCAAACGAGAAGATAACGAATAAGGACTATGAAGCGGCAAAAACGCTGCTTGAGAAGGTCAAGACAACCGATACCACCATGAAGTTCTCGGCCCTGGCACAGGTCCGTCTGGCAGATATATATTTTGAGCAGGAGCTCTTTGACGAAGCTTCCATTGAGTATGAAAATTTTCTCTCCATGCATCCGTACAACAAATACGCCCCGTACGCTCAGTTCCAGCTGGCGATGAGCTTCTACAAACAGATGACCACGGTGGATGTCAGCTATTCGCTTGCGCTCAGGGCGTTAAAGGAGTTCAGGACGCTGCAGGAGAATTACCCGAGAAACCCGTATATGGATGTTACCGAGACAAGGATAGCCAAGTGTTTAAGCATTCTTGCCGAACATGAGTTATATGTCGGGATGTTCTATTTCAAGAAAGAGGCTTACGCCTCAGCAGCAAGCAGGTTCAATGAACTGCTTGAGAAATATCCTGACCTGAACAAAGAGGCTGACGTATATTATTATTTAGGCCTTTCATACAAGAACCTCGGGGAGAAAGAGAAGGCGCTGAAGGCATTCTCCACACTTATCGAGAAGTTCCCTGCTACCGGGCTTGCCAAAGATGCACAGGAAATTATCACTTCATTAAAGTAA
- a CDS encoding bifunctional precorrin-2 dehydrogenase/sirohydrochlorin ferrochelatase: MKYYPLFLDLKSKKAVVIGGGSVAGRKASTLIKAGAAVELVSPSLTPRLQKYKTEGKIKHKARNYAKGDLKSAFVVAACTSSGETNILIANDAKALSCPLINVADNPSEGNFIVPSLLTRGPLTIAISTQGASPAAAKMIRKEIQEVYDADFAKYLKLLRSLRGKALIKITDGKKRERILKKFSSPKIINTLRKKGFEAVSKEMKGLLK; this comes from the coding sequence ATGAAATATTACCCGCTTTTTCTTGACCTGAAATCTAAAAAAGCTGTTGTGATCGGCGGCGGAAGCGTTGCCGGGAGAAAGGCATCCACACTTATTAAAGCAGGCGCAGCCGTAGAACTGGTAAGCCCTTCGCTGACACCCCGCCTTCAGAAGTACAAAACCGAAGGGAAGATAAAACATAAAGCAAGAAACTATGCAAAGGGAGACCTTAAGTCCGCCTTTGTGGTTGCAGCATGCACTTCATCCGGAGAAACCAATATCCTGATCGCCAATGACGCAAAGGCGCTCTCCTGCCCGCTTATCAATGTCGCGGACAACCCGTCCGAAGGCAATTTTATCGTACCCTCTTTGCTGACGCGGGGCCCTCTGACTATCGCAATATCAACACAAGGCGCAAGCCCTGCCGCCGCAAAGATGATACGGAAAGAGATACAGGAGGTTTATGACGCGGATTTTGCAAAATACCTGAAGCTTCTCAGGTCATTGCGCGGAAAGGCATTGATAAAGATAACTGACGGCAAAAAGAGAGAGAGAATACTTAAGAAATTTTCTTCCCCTAAAATAATCAATACCCTCAGAAAAAAGGGTTTTGAAGCTGTGTCAAAAGAGATGAAGGGCCTCCTGAAATAG